The Parashewanella spongiae genome has a window encoding:
- the queA gene encoding tRNA preQ1(34) S-adenosylmethionine ribosyltransferase-isomerase QueA: MRVADFSFDLPDELIARYPTEQRSASRLLTLDGNTGQISDKQFNDLSDFIQPGDLMVFNNTRVIPARLFGQKSTGGKLEILVERMLDDKRILAHVRSSKSPKVDAIIDLDNGYQMKMLARHDTLFELELQSELTILEVLEEIGHMPLPPYIDRPDEDADKERYQTVYNETPGAVAAPTAGLHFDDEMLARLKDKGVNTAFVTLHVGAGTFQPVRVDNVLEHKMHSEWANVPQSVVDLIEQTKAAGNRIIAVGTTSVRSLESAARENDGKIAAYSSDTDIFIYPGYEFNVVDAMVTNFHLPESTLIMLISAFADQQLVMDAYQHAIKQKYRFFSYGDAMFITRKTK; encoded by the coding sequence ATGCGTGTTGCAGATTTTTCGTTCGACCTTCCTGATGAACTTATTGCTCGTTACCCCACAGAGCAGCGATCAGCGTCACGTCTTTTAACCTTAGATGGTAATACTGGCCAAATTTCAGACAAACAGTTCAACGATTTATCCGATTTTATTCAACCGGGTGACTTAATGGTGTTTAACAATACTCGAGTTATTCCTGCGCGTTTATTTGGGCAAAAATCGACAGGTGGGAAGCTAGAGATTTTAGTTGAACGCATGTTGGATGATAAACGGATTCTTGCTCATGTGCGCAGTTCAAAATCACCGAAAGTTGATGCCATTATTGATTTAGATAATGGTTACCAGATGAAAATGTTGGCGCGTCATGACACCTTATTTGAATTAGAACTGCAATCAGAGCTTACGATTTTAGAAGTGCTGGAAGAAATTGGCCACATGCCTTTACCGCCTTATATTGATCGTCCTGATGAAGATGCCGATAAAGAGCGTTATCAAACCGTGTATAACGAAACCCCAGGGGCGGTTGCAGCACCGACAGCGGGTCTTCATTTTGATGATGAAATGCTCGCACGTTTAAAAGATAAAGGTGTTAATACGGCATTTGTGACTTTACATGTTGGCGCGGGAACCTTTCAACCTGTACGAGTTGATAATGTTCTTGAACACAAAATGCATTCAGAGTGGGCGAATGTACCACAAAGTGTGGTTGACTTAATTGAACAAACAAAAGCCGCTGGAAATCGCATAATTGCGGTTGGTACCACATCTGTACGATCTTTAGAAAGCGCCGCCAGAGAAAATGATGGTAAAATAGCGGCGTACAGCTCAGATACTGATATTTTTATCTATCCGGGATACGAATTTAATGTGGTTGATGCGATGGTAACGAATTTTCACCTACCAGAGTCAACTCTTATCATGTTGATCAGTGCTTTTGCTGATCAACAACTGGTCATGGATGCCTACCAACATGCGATAAAACAAAAGTATCGCTTTTTCAGTTATGGTGATGCCATGTTCATCACTCGAAAAACAAAATAA
- a CDS encoding protein disulfide oxidoreductase: MLKKISTPLYQKLKSREFWLKLTKELVIVIALVSALSFYLQFEMASGHAPKLTTETINGKPIDLATLSSDKPTLVYFWGSWCGYCKFTSPMVESISKDHPVISIAIASGKNWEVQQYLEQKQLSFAAINDINNTISQAWGVNGVPAIFVIDKNGNIASKTTGPTSNWGMRLRLWLASF, encoded by the coding sequence ATGTTAAAAAAAATTTCAACCCCTTTATATCAAAAGCTTAAAAGCCGTGAATTTTGGTTAAAGTTAACGAAAGAATTGGTTATTGTAATTGCACTTGTCAGTGCTCTCAGTTTCTATCTTCAATTTGAAATGGCTTCAGGCCATGCTCCCAAATTAACCACTGAAACCATCAATGGGAAACCGATTGACCTAGCGACTCTAAGCTCCGACAAACCCACGCTCGTTTATTTTTGGGGTTCATGGTGTGGTTACTGTAAATTTACGTCCCCAATGGTTGAATCAATATCAAAAGATCACCCCGTGATCAGTATCGCCATTGCCTCTGGTAAAAATTGGGAAGTGCAACAATACCTTGAACAAAAACAATTAAGCTTTGCTGCCATTAACGATATTAATAACACGATTAGTCAAGCTTGGGGAGTAAATGGAGTACCTGCAATTTTTGTGATTGATAAGAATGGAAATATTGCGTCAAAAACAACAGGGCCAACCAGTAATTGGGGAATGCGGCTCAGGTTATGGCTAGCAAGCTTTTAA